In Staphylococcus saccharolyticus, one genomic interval encodes:
- a CDS encoding CcdC family protein → MAYLIFSIAVAFLMGAIVIVIRMKAQKFPVNQKKIILPPIFMATGALMYIVPYFRLTGMEMLESLILGVLFSTVLIWTSRFEVKGSEIFMRRSKAFPVILISLLIIRTVIKIFISSEINPGEIAGMFFLLAFCMIVPWRLAMLYKYKKLRKTLIK, encoded by the coding sequence TTGGCTTATCTAATTTTTTCTATTGCTGTAGCATTTTTGATGGGGGCAATAGTAATAGTTATCAGAATGAAAGCTCAAAAGTTTCCTGTTAATCAGAAGAAAATTATATTACCTCCAATTTTTATGGCAACAGGAGCTTTAATGTATATAGTTCCATATTTTAGGCTTACTGGTATGGAAATGTTGGAATCTTTAATCTTAGGTGTGTTATTTTCAACAGTTTTAATATGGACATCAAGATTTGAAGTTAAGGGAAGCGAGATTTTTATGAGAAGATCAAAAGCATTCCCAGTCATTTTAATCTCTTTATTAATCATAAGAACTGTCATTAAAATTTTCATTAGCAGTGAAATCAATCCGGGTGAAATCGCAGGAATGTTCTTTTTGTTAGCATTTTGTATGATTGTTCCTTGGAGATTAGCTATGCTTTATAAATACAAAAAGTTAAGGAAAACACTTATTAAATAA
- a CDS encoding YneF family protein: MAIWVAIILIILALIAGLIGGFLFARKYMKDYLKKNPPINEEMLRMMMMQMGQKPSQKKINQMMTMMNKNMNQNM, encoded by the coding sequence ATGGCTATTTGGGTAGCAATAATTTTAATCATTTTAGCACTTATTGCAGGATTAATTGGTGGTTTCTTGTTCGCAAGAAAATATATGAAAGATTATCTAAAAAAAAACCCACCTATCAATGAAGAAATGCTACGTATGATGATGATGCAAATGGGTCAAAAACCATCTCAAAAGAAAATTAATCAAATGATGACAATGATGAATAAGAATATGAACCAAAATATGTAA
- the tkt gene encoding transketolase: MFNKNDQLAIDTIRALSIDAIEKANSGHPGLPMGAAPMAYTLWTRHLNFNPQSKDYFNRDRFILSAGHGSALLYSLLHVSGSLELEELKQFRQWGSKTPGHPEYRHTDGVEVTTGPLGQGFAMSVGMALAENHLAGKFNKDQFDLVNHYTYVLASDGDLMEGISHEAASFAGHNQLDKLIVLYDSNDISLDGDLDKSFSENTKERFKAYGWNHILVKDGNNLEEIDNAINTAKSQQGPTIIEVKTIIGFGSPNKAGSNGVHGAPLGEDERKLTFKAYGLDPEKRFNVPEEVYEIFQTTMLKRANEHEDAWKAKLEEYSEAYPKLAEEFKLAISGKLPKNYHKELPEYDLGHSGASRADSGEIIQKLSQAVPSFFGGSADLAGSNKSNVKEAKDYNKETPEGKNIWFGVREFAMGAAVNGMAAHGGLHPYGATFFVFSDYLKPAIRLSSIMGLNSTFIFTHDSIAVGEDGPTHEPIEQLAGLRAIPNMNVIRPADGNETCVAWEVALESEQTPTSLVLTRQNLPTLNVDKETVETGVRKGAYTVFETDQQPEYLLLASGSEVSLAIEAAKDLQKQGKGVRVVSMPNWYAFEQQSTDYKESVLPSNITKRVAIEMASPLGWHKYVGTEGKVIGIDGFGASAPGGLVVEKYGFTKENILNQVQTLK; this comes from the coding sequence ATGTTTAACAAAAATGATCAATTGGCTATCGATACAATACGTGCATTAAGTATTGACGCAATCGAAAAAGCAAATTCAGGACACCCGGGATTACCAATGGGAGCTGCTCCTATGGCATATACATTATGGACGCGCCATCTTAATTTTAACCCTCAATCTAAAGATTATTTTAATAGAGATAGATTTATTCTTTCAGCTGGTCATGGTTCAGCACTATTATATAGTTTGTTACACGTATCTGGCAGTTTAGAACTTGAAGAACTTAAACAATTTAGACAATGGGGATCAAAAACGCCAGGTCATCCAGAGTATAGACATACTGATGGTGTAGAGGTTACTACAGGACCTCTTGGACAAGGATTTGCAATGTCAGTGGGAATGGCATTAGCAGAGAATCATTTAGCAGGTAAATTTAATAAAGATCAATTTGATTTGGTTAATCATTACACATATGTTTTGGCATCAGATGGAGACTTGATGGAAGGTATTTCTCATGAAGCAGCTTCATTTGCTGGACATAATCAGTTAGATAAATTAATTGTACTTTATGATTCAAATGATATTTCACTCGATGGTGATTTAGATAAATCGTTCTCTGAAAACACTAAGGAAAGATTTAAAGCATATGGTTGGAATCACATCTTAGTCAAAGATGGTAATAATTTAGAAGAGATTGATAATGCAATTAACACCGCTAAATCTCAACAAGGACCAACAATTATCGAAGTGAAAACAATTATAGGTTTTGGTTCACCTAATAAAGCTGGTTCAAATGGCGTACATGGAGCACCTCTTGGTGAAGATGAAAGAAAGCTTACTTTTAAGGCATATGGTTTAGATCCAGAAAAACGTTTTAATGTACCTGAAGAAGTATATGAAATTTTCCAAACTACGATGTTAAAGCGTGCTAATGAACATGAGGATGCTTGGAAAGCTAAACTTGAGGAGTATAGTGAAGCTTATCCTAAATTAGCAGAGGAATTTAAATTAGCTATTAGTGGTAAACTCCCTAAAAATTATCATAAAGAATTACCAGAGTATGATTTAGGACATAGTGGAGCTTCTAGAGCAGATTCTGGGGAAATCATTCAAAAATTAAGCCAAGCAGTACCTTCATTCTTCGGAGGTTCAGCGGATTTAGCTGGTTCAAATAAATCTAATGTTAAAGAAGCAAAAGATTATAATAAAGAAACACCTGAAGGTAAAAACATATGGTTTGGTGTACGTGAGTTTGCAATGGGAGCTGCAGTGAATGGTATGGCAGCACATGGGGGCCTGCATCCTTATGGTGCTACATTCTTTGTGTTTAGTGATTATTTAAAACCAGCGATACGTCTCTCTTCAATTATGGGACTTAACTCAACATTTATATTTACGCACGATTCAATAGCAGTAGGTGAAGATGGACCTACACATGAACCTATTGAGCAATTAGCAGGTTTACGTGCAATTCCTAATATGAATGTGATACGACCAGCAGACGGTAATGAGACGTGTGTAGCTTGGGAAGTTGCGTTAGAATCTGAACAAACACCAACTTCTTTAGTGTTAACACGTCAAAATTTACCAACATTGAATGTTGATAAAGAGACAGTTGAAACAGGAGTTCGTAAAGGGGCTTATACTGTATTTGAAACGGATCAACAACCAGAATATTTATTATTGGCTTCTGGCTCAGAAGTTAGTTTAGCGATTGAAGCTGCAAAAGATTTACAAAAGCAAGGTAAAGGGGTAAGAGTTGTATCTATGCCAAACTGGTATGCATTTGAACAACAATCAACAGATTATAAGGAATCAGTACTTCCATCAAATATTACTAAACGTGTAGCAATTGAGATGGCTTCACCACTAGGTTGGCATAAATATGTAGGTACAGAAGGTAAAGTAATTGGTATAGATGGTTTTGGTGCAAGTGCTCCTGGAGGCTTAGTAGTTGAAAAATATGGATTTACTAAAGAAAATATCTTAAATCAAGTTCAAACTTTAAAATAA
- a CDS encoding DUF896 domain-containing protein, protein MSREDLNIERINELAKKKREQGLTNEEAKEQSKLRKQYLDSFRKGFKQQLESTKVIDTEGNDVTPEKLKRIQAEKRKNNNE, encoded by the coding sequence ATGTCTAGAGAAGATTTAAATATAGAGAGAATTAATGAGTTAGCTAAAAAAAAAAGAGAACAAGGGTTAACGAATGAAGAAGCTAAAGAACAATCTAAATTAAGAAAGCAATATTTAGATTCATTTAGAAAAGGGTTTAAACAACAATTAGAAAGTACTAAAGTCATTGACACAGAAGGAAATGATGTTACACCTGAGAAACTAAAAAGAATTCAAGCTGAGAAGCGTAAAAATAATAATGAATAA
- the lexA gene encoding transcriptional repressor LexA: MRELTKRQSEIYDYIKHIVQTKGYPPSVREIGEAVGLASSSTVHGHLSRLEEKGYIRRDPTKPRAIEIVSDQLDEVNVEETIHVPVIGKVTAGIPITAVENIEEYFPLPEHLTSTHNSDIFILNVVGESMIEAGILDGDKVIVRSQNIAENGDIIVAMTEDEEATVKRFYKEKNRYRLQPENSSMEPIYLDNVIVVGKVIGLYREM; the protein is encoded by the coding sequence ATGAGAGAACTCACAAAACGTCAAAGTGAAATTTATGATTACATCAAACATATTGTTCAAACTAAGGGATATCCACCAAGTGTAAGGGAAATTGGTGAAGCAGTTGGATTAGCATCAAGTTCAACTGTACATGGTCATCTATCAAGATTAGAAGAAAAAGGTTATATCCGAAGAGATCCTACAAAACCAAGAGCCATTGAAATTGTAAGTGATCAATTAGATGAGGTTAATGTTGAAGAGACTATCCATGTACCTGTTATTGGTAAAGTTACAGCAGGTATTCCCATTACTGCAGTAGAAAACATCGAAGAATATTTTCCATTACCAGAACATCTAACTTCAACTCATAATAGTGATATTTTTATTTTAAATGTAGTTGGCGAAAGTATGATAGAAGCAGGTATTCTAGATGGAGATAAAGTAATTGTACGTAGCCAAAATATAGCTGAAAACGGAGATATTATAGTTGCAATGACTGAAGATGAAGAAGCCACTGTCAAACGTTTTTACAAAGAAAAGAATCGATACCGCTTGCAACCAGAGAATAGTTCAATGGAACCTATTTATTTAGACAACGTCATTGTTGTAGGTAAAGTGATAGGATTATATAGAGAGATGTAA
- the guaC gene encoding GMP reductase yields MKIFDYEDIQLIPNKCIVNSRSECDTSIKFGPRTFNLPVVPANMQTVMNEKLAKWFAENDYFYIMHRFDEEARIPFVRKMQDAGLFASISVGVKANEFQFVEKLACQSIIPEYITIDIAHGHSDSVINMIKHIKKHLPDSFVIAGNVGTPEGVRELENAGADATKVGIGPGRVCITKIKTGFGTGGWQLAVLNICSKAARKPIIADGGLRTHGDIAKSIRFGASMVMIGSLFAAHEESPGETVELDGKRYKEYFGSASEFQKGEHKNVEGKKIFVEHKGLLNDTLIEMRQDLQSSISYAGGKDLKSLRTVDYVIVRNSIFNGDRD; encoded by the coding sequence ATGAAGATTTTCGATTATGAAGATATACAATTAATTCCAAATAAATGTATTGTTAATAGTAGATCAGAGTGTGATACTTCAATTAAATTTGGACCACGTACATTTAATTTGCCTGTAGTACCGGCTAATATGCAAACGGTTATGAATGAGAAGCTCGCTAAGTGGTTTGCAGAAAATGACTATTTTTATATCATGCATCGTTTTGATGAAGAAGCAAGAATTCCATTCGTTAGGAAGATGCAAGATGCGGGGTTATTTGCGTCAATTTCAGTGGGCGTTAAAGCAAATGAGTTTCAATTTGTTGAGAAACTCGCTTGTCAATCAATAATACCAGAATATATTACTATTGATATTGCTCACGGACATTCGGATTCTGTTATCAATATGATAAAACATATAAAGAAACATCTACCTGATAGTTTTGTTATTGCAGGTAATGTTGGTACCCCTGAAGGTGTAAGAGAGCTTGAGAATGCGGGTGCAGATGCTACAAAGGTAGGTATTGGACCTGGTAGGGTTTGTATTACTAAAATTAAAACCGGTTTTGGTACAGGAGGATGGCAGTTAGCTGTATTGAATATTTGTAGTAAAGCTGCCAGAAAACCAATCATTGCTGATGGTGGTTTAAGAACACATGGCGACATAGCTAAATCAATAAGATTCGGTGCTTCAATGGTCATGATAGGTTCATTGTTCGCTGCTCATGAAGAATCTCCTGGTGAGACAGTAGAATTAGATGGTAAGAGATATAAAGAATATTTTGGTAGTGCTTCAGAATTCCAAAAAGGTGAACATAAGAATGTTGAAGGTAAAAAAATATTTGTTGAACATAAAGGTTTACTCAATGATACATTGATTGAAATGAGACAGGATTTACAAAGTTCTATTTCTTATGCAGGCGGTAAAGATTTAAAATCTCTAAGAACTGTTGATTATGTTATTGTAAGAAATTCTATTTTTAATGGGGATAGAGACTAA
- the rpsN gene encoding 30S ribosomal protein S14: MAKKSKVVKEQKRQELVNKYYELRKELKSKGDYEALRKLPRDSSPTRLTRRCKVTGRPRGVLRKFEMSRIAFREHAHKGQIPGVKKSSW, from the coding sequence ATGGCTAAAAAATCCAAAGTAGTTAAAGAACAAAAAAGACAAGAATTAGTTAATAAATATTACGAATTACGTAAAGAATTAAAATCCAAAGGAGATTATGAAGCTTTACGCAAATTACCGAGAGATTCATCTCCAACAAGATTGACTAGAAGATGTAAAGTTACTGGAAGACCTAGAGGTGTTTTACGTAAGTTTGAAATGTCCAGAATTGCTTTTAGAGAACATGCTCATAAAGGACAAATTCCTGGCGTTAAAAAATCTAGTTGGTAA
- the rpmG gene encoding 50S ribosomal protein L33: MRVNITLACTECGDRNYITTKNKRNNPERIEMKKYCPRLNKYTLHRETK; encoded by the coding sequence GTGCGCGTAAATATTACTTTAGCTTGCACAGAATGTGGCGACCGTAACTATATTACTACTAAAAACAAACGTAACAATCCGGAACGCATTGAAATGAAAAAATACTGCCCGAGATTAAATAAATATACGTTACATCGTGAAACTAAATAA
- a CDS encoding catalase yields MSKKDGKLTGLFGAPVSDRENSMTAGQRGPLLMQDVYYLEQISHFDREVIPERRMHAKGSGAFGTFTVTNDITQYTSAKIFSEVGKQTEMFARFSTVSGERGAADLERDIRGFALKFYTEDGNWDLVGNNTPVFFFRDPKLFISLNRAVKRDPRTNMRSPQNNWDFWTGLPEALHQVTILMSDRGMPKGFRNMHGFGSHTYSMYNDKGERVWVKYHFRTQQGIENYTDDEAAEIVGMDRDSSQRDLYNAIEKGDYPKWKMYIQVMTKEQAKNHPDNPFDLTKVWYKKDYPLIEVGEFELNRNPQNYFLDVEQAAFAPTNIVPGLDFSPDKVLQGRLFSYGDAQRYRLGVNHWQIPVNQPKGVGVENLCPFSRDGQMRFLDNNQGGGPHYYPNNQGVYDSQPKYKKPPFQTDGEGYEYNYRQYDDNYFEQPGKLFRLQSDDAKERIFTNTANAMDGVTEDIKVRHIRHCYKADPEYGKGVAKALNIDINNIDLESEEDETYENFK; encoded by the coding sequence ATGTCAAAAAAAGACGGAAAATTAACTGGTTTATTTGGAGCACCGGTGTCAGATAGAGAAAATAGTATGACAGCTGGACAACGTGGTCCATTATTGATGCAAGATGTTTATTATTTAGAGCAAATCTCACACTTTGATCGCGAAGTGATTCCTGAACGTCGTATGCACGCAAAGGGTTCAGGCGCTTTTGGTACTTTTACAGTAACTAATGATATCACTCAGTATACAAGTGCTAAGATCTTTTCAGAGGTAGGTAAACAAACTGAAATGTTTGCGCGTTTCTCTACAGTTTCAGGTGAGCGCGGTGCTGCTGATTTAGAACGTGATATCCGTGGATTCGCTTTAAAATTCTATACTGAAGATGGTAACTGGGATTTAGTAGGTAATAATACTCCCGTATTCTTCTTTAGAGATCCAAAGTTATTTATTAGCTTAAATCGTGCAGTTAAAAGAGATCCACGTACAAATATGAGAAGTCCACAAAACAACTGGGATTTTTGGACAGGCCTTCCTGAAGCACTACATCAAGTTACAATTTTAATGTCTGATAGAGGAATGCCTAAAGGTTTCCGTAATATGCATGGATTTGGATCACATACTTATTCAATGTATAACGACAAAGGTGAAAGAGTTTGGGTAAAATATCATTTCAGAACTCAACAAGGTATAGAAAATTACACTGATGATGAAGCGGCTGAAATTGTTGGTATGGATAGAGATTCTTCACAAAGAGATTTATACAATGCCATTGAAAAAGGAGATTATCCTAAATGGAAAATGTATATTCAAGTTATGACTAAAGAACAAGCTAAAAATCATCCAGATAATCCATTTGATTTAACAAAAGTTTGGTATAAAAAAGATTATCCTCTTATTGAAGTAGGAGAGTTTGAATTAAATAGAAATCCTCAAAACTATTTCTTAGATGTTGAACAAGCTGCATTTGCACCTACTAACATTGTACCTGGACTTGATTTTTCTCCAGATAAAGTGTTACAAGGTCGTTTATTCTCTTATGGAGATGCACAACGTTATCGTTTAGGAGTGAATCATTGGCAAATTCCTGTTAACCAACCTAAAGGTGTAGGCGTTGAGAATTTGTGTCCATTTAGTCGTGATGGTCAAATGCGTTTCTTAGATAATAATCAAGGTGGCGGACCTCATTACTATCCAAATAATCAAGGTGTTTATGATTCACAACCAAAATATAAAAAACCACCATTCCAAACTGATGGAGAGGGATATGAATATAACTACCGCCAATATGATGACAATTATTTTGAACAACCAGGAAAATTATTTAGATTGCAATCTGATGATGCTAAAGAACGTATCTTTACTAATACAGCAAATGCAATGGACGGAGTAACTGAAGATATTAAAGTAAGACACATTCGTCATTGCTATAAAGCTGATCCTGAATATGGAAAAGGTGTGGCTAAAGCTTTAAATATTGATATTAATAATATTGATTTAGAATCTGAAGAAGATGAAACATACGAAAACTTTAAATAA
- a CDS encoding amino acid permease: protein MEDNNMKRGLNSRHISMIAIGGAIGTGLFVATGSVISQAGPGGAISAYILIGIMLYFLMASIGELATFYPVSGSFSSYSTRFVDPSLGFTMGWLYWGMWSLVTSVDIIVASNVLQYWSVFKVLSPLVWSLIFLTFLFLINIFSVKAFGETEFWLSLIKVITIIVFIIFGVLMIFGILGGHSYGFENYTKGQAPFVGGISGLLSVLLVAGFSVGGTEVVAVTAGESNNPKKSMPKAIKQVFWRILLFYVLSIAVIAAIIPYMDPLLLNKNESVSQSPFTIVFDRIGIAFAASVINAVILTSLLSAANSGIYTTSRMLFSLSVDGQAPKFFGKLNKRTKLPMRALITTYILIILVIVYAKFNANAVFNLLNIIGSMVIVVWGSSIWSQIRLRQAIKKQGKLPDELLPYKAPFYPVGPIIVIITLLFLLLGSSFSSITTGNILGVIRNFAPLFILAIIYFVHKIIKRTHFVKLKEMDLTPHNYSD from the coding sequence ATGGAAGATAACAATATGAAACGTGGTCTTAATTCAAGACATATATCTATGATTGCTATTGGTGGTGCTATAGGAACTGGTCTCTTTGTAGCAACGGGTAGCGTCATTTCCCAAGCTGGCCCTGGTGGTGCAATATCAGCATATATATTGATAGGAATTATGCTTTATTTTTTAATGGCATCCATTGGAGAACTCGCAACATTTTATCCAGTGTCAGGATCATTCAGCTCTTATTCTACTCGATTTGTAGACCCCTCATTAGGATTTACAATGGGATGGTTGTACTGGGGCATGTGGTCACTCGTTACTAGTGTAGACATTATCGTTGCTTCTAATGTTTTACAATATTGGTCTGTCTTTAAAGTATTAAGTCCACTTGTATGGAGTTTAATTTTCTTAACTTTTTTATTCTTAATTAATATCTTTTCTGTTAAAGCTTTTGGTGAAACTGAATTTTGGTTGTCACTTATTAAAGTAATTACTATTATCGTTTTCATTATATTTGGTGTATTAATGATTTTTGGTATTCTTGGTGGCCATTCGTATGGTTTTGAAAATTATACTAAAGGACAAGCACCTTTTGTTGGAGGTATTTCAGGTTTATTAAGTGTGTTATTAGTCGCAGGATTCTCAGTTGGTGGGACTGAGGTTGTAGCTGTTACAGCAGGCGAATCAAATAACCCTAAAAAATCGATGCCTAAAGCAATTAAACAAGTTTTCTGGAGAATACTATTATTCTATGTGTTATCAATAGCTGTGATTGCTGCAATCATTCCATATATGGATCCACTATTACTAAATAAAAATGAATCTGTTTCACAAAGTCCATTTACTATCGTTTTTGATAGAATCGGGATTGCTTTTGCAGCATCTGTAATTAATGCTGTTATTTTGACTTCATTATTATCAGCTGCTAATTCAGGTATTTATACAACAAGTAGAATGTTGTTTTCATTAAGCGTAGATGGTCAAGCACCTAAATTTTTTGGGAAGTTAAATAAAAGAACGAAGTTACCAATGAGAGCACTCATCACTACTTACATCCTTATCATTTTAGTTATTGTTTATGCTAAATTTAACGCAAATGCTGTATTTAATTTACTTAATATCATTGGTTCTATGGTGATTGTCGTTTGGGGTTCAAGTATCTGGTCACAAATCAGATTAAGACAAGCCATCAAGAAACAAGGTAAACTACCTGACGAGTTACTACCTTATAAAGCGCCATTCTATCCGGTAGGTCCCATAATAGTCATTATCACTTTATTATTCCTATTATTAGGAAGTTCATTTAGTAGTATTACAACTGGTAATATTTTAGGTGTTATTAGAAACTTTGCACCATTATTCATTCTAGCAATTATTTACTTCGTGCATAAGATAATTAAGCGTACGCATTTTGTGAAATTAAAAGAAATGGATTTAACACCACATAACTATAGCGATTGA
- the thrB gene encoding homoserine kinase encodes MEEVLKLKIPASTANLGVGFDSIGMALSKYLHMSIKKIKGTVWEFHYYSPELETLPKDESNYIYKIAQDVARKYNVFLPCLQVEMRSDIPLARGLGSSASALVGALYIANYFGNIQLSKHELLQLATEFEGHPDNVAPTIYGVLISGYYNPESRVTNVARIDVPHLDVIVTIPPYELRTEDSRNVLPENFSHKHAVQNSPISNTMICALIQHKYRLAGQMMEQDGFHEPFRKYLISEFKEVRQLSRQHQAYATVISGAGPTILTLSPKENSGKLVRTLRDKLKNCISEIVTINETGIEEEVVYLKS; translated from the coding sequence ATGGAAGAAGTTTTAAAACTCAAAATTCCTGCATCAACTGCAAATCTCGGAGTCGGTTTTGATTCAATAGGTATGGCTTTAAGTAAATATTTGCATATGTCTATAAAAAAGATAAAAGGCACAGTTTGGGAATTTCATTACTATAGTCCTGAGTTAGAAACTTTACCTAAAGATGAAAGCAATTATATCTATAAAATTGCTCAAGATGTTGCTCGTAAGTACAATGTTTTTCTACCATGCTTACAAGTTGAAATGAGAAGTGATATACCACTAGCAAGAGGATTAGGATCATCCGCTTCTGCTTTAGTAGGAGCGCTATATATTGCAAACTATTTTGGTAACATTCAATTATCAAAACATGAGTTATTACAATTAGCAACTGAATTTGAAGGGCACCCAGATAACGTTGCACCTACAATATACGGTGTACTCATATCTGGTTACTATAATCCTGAGAGTAGGGTTACGAATGTGGCTAGAATAGATGTTCCTCATCTAGATGTAATTGTTACTATACCTCCCTATGAACTACGTACAGAAGATTCACGTAATGTGTTGCCAGAAAATTTTTCACATAAGCACGCAGTACAAAATAGTCCGATAAGTAATACAATGATTTGTGCATTAATCCAGCACAAATATAGACTTGCAGGTCAGATGATGGAACAAGATGGTTTTCATGAACCATTCAGAAAATATTTAATATCCGAATTTAAAGAAGTACGTCAATTGTCAAGACAACATCAAGCTTATGCTACGGTAATAAGTGGTGCGGGACCTACAATTTTAACATTGAGTCCTAAAGAGAACAGTGGTAAATTGGTCAGAACTTTAAGAGATAAATTAAAGAACTGTATCTCTGAAATTGTAACTATTAATGAGACAGGTATTGAAGAGGAAGTAGTGTACCTAAAGTCATAA
- the thrC gene encoding threonine synthase translates to MKRWQGLVEEFKEYLPVNETTPKLTLNEGSTPLIYCNNMSELLNINLYIKYEGANPTGSFKDRGMVVAMTKAKEQGKKIVICASTGNTSAAAYAARAGLKAIVVIPEGKIALGKLSQAVMYGAEIVSIEGNFDEALEIVKEITEENNEIELVNSVNPYRIEGQKTGAFELIEQLDGNAPDILAIPVGNAGNITAYWKGFVEYHNKKNTQLPQLFGFQAEGASPIVQNKVIKNPETVATAIRIGNPASWQKAVNALNESNGLIDSVTDEEILEAYQMMATNEGIFSEPASNASIAGLIKLHRAGKLPKGKKAVAVLTGNGLKAPDTAISLLDNQIQLLQNNKESIINYIKGAI, encoded by the coding sequence ATGAAAAGATGGCAAGGATTAGTTGAAGAGTTTAAAGAATATTTACCAGTAAATGAAACAACACCTAAATTAACTCTTAATGAGGGTAGTACACCTCTTATTTACTGTAATAATATGTCTGAATTATTAAATATAAATCTATATATAAAGTATGAAGGTGCTAATCCAACAGGTTCGTTCAAAGATCGTGGTATGGTAGTGGCTATGACTAAAGCTAAAGAACAAGGTAAAAAAATTGTTATCTGTGCATCTACCGGTAATACATCTGCAGCAGCATATGCGGCTCGTGCTGGTTTGAAAGCGATTGTTGTAATTCCAGAGGGTAAAATAGCCTTGGGTAAATTATCTCAAGCAGTGATGTATGGTGCGGAGATTGTTTCTATTGAAGGTAACTTTGATGAAGCTTTAGAAATTGTTAAAGAAATAACTGAAGAGAATAATGAAATTGAGTTAGTAAACTCAGTTAATCCATATAGAATAGAGGGTCAGAAAACTGGAGCTTTCGAATTAATAGAACAACTTGATGGCAATGCGCCTGATATTTTAGCCATTCCAGTAGGTAACGCAGGAAATATAACTGCTTATTGGAAAGGATTTGTTGAGTATCATAATAAAAAGAATACTCAATTACCACAACTATTCGGCTTCCAAGCAGAAGGTGCTTCTCCAATAGTTCAAAATAAAGTCATTAAAAATCCTGAAACTGTGGCAACTGCCATCCGAATTGGCAATCCTGCAAGCTGGCAAAAAGCTGTAAATGCACTAAACGAGTCAAATGGTTTAATTGATAGTGTCACAGATGAAGAAATTTTAGAAGCTTATCAAATGATGGCTACAAATGAAGGTATATTTAGTGAGCCTGCGAGTAACGCATCGATTGCAGGTTTAATTAAATTACATCGAGCTGGTAAACTGCCTAAGGGTAAAAAAGCAGTAGCTGTTTTAACAGGTAATGGATTAAAAGCCCCCGATACTGCTATTTCATTATTAGACAATCAAATTCAACTTTTACAAAATAATAAGGAAAGTATTATTAACTACATAAAAGGGGCAATTTAA